A genome region from Roseofilum capinflatum BLCC-M114 includes the following:
- a CDS encoding fumarylacetoacetate hydrolase family protein — translation MAQRYVRVQTTEGKIYYGLLKLNREVQVLDAPPWLQGQPTELILEVDAYHLLAPCAPSKILAVGKNYANHAAEMGTPVPEEPLLFMKPSTAIIPIDTPILYPPQSERVDYEGELAVVIGNRCVDCSPEEAASKIWGYTIANDVTARDLQRRDGQWTRAKGFDTFCPLGPWIVREINPGARLQTFLNDDQQPRQSALISDMVFSPEVLVSHISQIMTLMPGDLILTGTPEGIGPMQVGDRVRVELEGIGSLDNPVIARFGATS, via the coding sequence ATGGCCCAACGCTATGTCCGAGTCCAAACCACTGAAGGCAAGATTTATTATGGATTACTCAAGCTCAACCGCGAGGTGCAAGTGCTTGATGCTCCGCCTTGGTTACAGGGACAACCCACTGAGTTAATCCTAGAGGTCGATGCTTATCATTTGCTGGCCCCCTGCGCTCCCTCGAAAATTTTGGCAGTGGGGAAAAATTATGCTAATCATGCGGCGGAAATGGGAACGCCTGTGCCGGAAGAACCTCTGCTGTTTATGAAGCCCTCAACGGCGATTATTCCTATCGATACTCCGATTTTGTATCCTCCCCAATCGGAACGGGTCGATTATGAGGGAGAATTGGCGGTGGTGATCGGGAATCGCTGTGTGGACTGTAGCCCAGAAGAGGCGGCTAGTAAAATTTGGGGCTATACGATCGCCAATGATGTCACAGCACGGGATCTACAACGTCGGGATGGCCAATGGACAAGAGCGAAAGGGTTTGATACCTTTTGCCCGTTGGGGCCTTGGATTGTGCGGGAAATTAATCCAGGGGCGAGATTACAGACGTTTCTCAATGACGATCAGCAGCCCCGCCAATCGGCTTTAATTAGTGATATGGTCTTTTCTCCAGAGGTGTTGGTCTCTCATATTTCCCAGATTATGACCTTAATGCCTGGAGATTTGATTTTAACGGGGACTCCAGAAGGTATTGGCCCCATGCAAGTGGGCGATCGCGTTCGTGTTGAGTTAGAGGGAATTGGTTCCCTAGATAATCCAGTGATCGCCCGCTTTGGAGCTACGTCCTAA
- a CDS encoding Tic20 family protein → MTWRGTTTVPDRIFACLPYLLPMFYGLEFGLSLIAQFPILGILFIRLTPLMQIYSSIPFAGLIIFFVLLLAVVRNPKVNHFIRFNTMQAILMNIVLFLCSLVMNYILQPVFRQGLVIETLNNTIFLGVLAAVGYAIAQSIMGRYAEIPTISEAAYTQVR, encoded by the coding sequence ATGACCTGGCGTGGAACCACCACTGTACCCGATCGCATTTTTGCCTGTTTGCCCTATTTACTGCCTATGTTTTATGGGCTAGAGTTCGGACTCTCTTTAATTGCACAGTTCCCCATTTTGGGGATACTGTTCATCCGCCTGACCCCCTTGATGCAAATTTATAGCAGCATACCCTTTGCTGGCCTAATTATCTTCTTTGTCTTGTTGCTGGCAGTGGTTCGTAATCCAAAAGTGAACCATTTTATTCGCTTCAATACCATGCAAGCGATCCTGATGAATATTGTCTTGTTTCTGTGTTCTTTGGTCATGAACTATATCCTTCAACCCGTGTTTCGGCAAGGATTAGTCATTGAGACCCTCAACAATACCATCTTTTTGGGGGTATTAGCCGCCGTCGGTTATGCGATCGCCCAATCTATTATGGGACGGTATGCCGAAATCCCTACGATTTCGGAAGCGGCCTATACTCAAGTCCGTTAG
- the pyk gene encoding pyruvate kinase, which translates to MNSSLSRTKVVATIGPASNKLDVLRELVQAGMRVARLNFSHGSYDDHATVVSRLRQVSEELEIPVTLLQDLQGPKIRVGRFPEGELELIPGASVTLVPMAEYNGQEQTIPIDYPFLAEEAELGAQVLLDDGLLELNIIAIEGKQVKCQVMEGGILKNRKGVNLPSLTLRLPSMTEKDKQDLIFGLEQGIDWVSLSFVRSANDIISLREFLKEHQADHLQVMAKIEKPQAIEHLEDIIEVCDGLMVARGDLGVEMSPERVPKLQKHIIQLCNKKGIPVITATQMLDSMIHNPRPTRAEASDVANAIMDGTDAVMLSGESAVGAYPVKAVEMLVKIACDTEEDAQFVNYPPAEVDETHALSEALNTIDKILNLRCIACFTTTGYTATLAAAERPKAPVVAFTPRDRVYHRLNLVWGVKPMLLETPEPSLEQLIVQINDQLLANDLATPGDKILILGGSPVQKIRGTNFIKIHRIEG; encoded by the coding sequence ATGAACTCAAGTCTCTCTCGAACCAAAGTTGTGGCAACCATCGGCCCTGCCAGCAATAAACTAGACGTGCTGCGAGAATTAGTCCAAGCAGGGATGAGAGTCGCTCGTCTCAACTTCTCCCATGGCAGTTATGACGATCATGCCACAGTCGTCTCTCGCTTACGACAAGTTTCCGAAGAATTAGAAATTCCAGTCACCTTATTGCAAGATTTGCAGGGGCCCAAAATTCGGGTGGGACGATTCCCAGAAGGTGAACTAGAGCTGATTCCGGGAGCTTCTGTTACCTTAGTTCCTATGGCTGAATATAATGGCCAAGAGCAAACCATTCCCATTGATTATCCTTTTTTAGCAGAAGAAGCCGAACTTGGGGCACAAGTTTTACTCGATGATGGTTTATTGGAATTGAACATTATTGCCATCGAGGGAAAACAAGTCAAATGTCAGGTAATGGAAGGGGGAATTCTTAAAAATCGTAAAGGAGTGAATTTGCCATCTTTGACCCTGCGTTTGCCGTCAATGACAGAGAAAGATAAACAGGATTTAATTTTTGGGTTAGAGCAAGGTATTGACTGGGTTTCCCTGAGCTTTGTCCGCAGTGCGAATGATATTATCAGCCTCCGAGAGTTTCTCAAGGAACATCAAGCCGACCATCTTCAGGTGATGGCGAAAATTGAAAAACCCCAAGCTATTGAACATTTAGAAGACATTATTGAAGTCTGTGATGGTTTGATGGTGGCGCGGGGAGATTTAGGGGTGGAAATGAGTCCGGAGCGCGTGCCTAAGTTGCAAAAGCATATTATTCAGTTGTGCAATAAAAAGGGAATTCCCGTCATCACGGCGACCCAAATGTTAGATAGCATGATTCATAATCCCCGGCCGACTCGTGCGGAAGCTTCTGATGTGGCTAATGCGATTATGGATGGCACAGATGCGGTGATGTTATCTGGAGAATCGGCGGTAGGCGCATATCCGGTGAAGGCAGTGGAAATGTTGGTGAAAATTGCTTGTGATACGGAAGAAGATGCCCAATTTGTGAATTATCCTCCGGCAGAAGTTGATGAAACCCATGCCTTAAGTGAGGCTCTGAATACCATTGATAAGATTTTGAATTTGCGCTGTATTGCTTGTTTTACGACGACGGGTTATACGGCGACTTTGGCGGCTGCCGAGCGTCCTAAAGCGCCTGTGGTGGCGTTTACTCCCCGCGATCGCGTTTATCATCGCTTAAATTTAGTCTGGGGGGTTAAGCCGATGTTGTTGGAGACTCCTGAACCTTCTTTGGAGCAGTTGATTGTGCAGATTAACGATCAACTCTTGGCTAACGATTTGGCAACTCCAGGGGATAAAATTTTGATTTTGGGTGGCTCTCCAGTACAGAAAATTCGGGGGACTAATTTTATCAAGATTCATCGGATCGAGGGATAG
- a CDS encoding glycoside hydrolase family 13 protein — MNIQTPEWVKHAVFYQIFPDRLAKGNPPPGTTRPHLPLEPWDSPPTVQGYKGGNLWGTIETLDYLQNLGITAIYFTPIFQSACNHRYHTHDYTQVDPMLGGNEAFFALLEAAHKRNIKIVLDGVFNHASRGFFYFHDILENGPHSPWVDWFKIEDWPLSAYDGSKPANYVGWANNRALPEFNHQNPDVREYIMQIAEYWIRLGVDGWRLDVPFCINVEGFWQEFRQRVKAINPEAYIVGEIWTDALQWLDGTQFDGVMNYLFTAPTIAFTAGDRVDLDQVRDSAYEPYPALDAAGYASKIQSLLHLYDWEIQQTQLNLLDSHDTARLVTIAQGDRPSVELATLLLMTFPGAPSIYYGDEIGLAGARDPDCRRSFPGLENGDRTILAYHRQLIALRHQYRALRVGTYKVIFAEGLVYIFTRQEPDQTLIIALNVGEEAITVRCFPRDLHQTPNTLVYGQAEIEWSDNGDLRLELPARQGCILAPGDNGGMGE; from the coding sequence ATGAACATTCAGACACCAGAGTGGGTAAAACACGCCGTTTTCTATCAAATATTTCCCGATCGCCTGGCCAAAGGCAACCCACCCCCAGGCACAACTCGCCCCCATCTCCCCCTCGAACCCTGGGATAGTCCCCCAACCGTACAAGGCTACAAGGGGGGAAACCTCTGGGGGACGATCGAAACCCTAGATTACTTACAAAATTTAGGCATTACCGCCATTTACTTTACCCCCATCTTTCAATCAGCTTGCAATCATCGCTACCATACCCATGACTACACCCAAGTCGATCCCATGTTGGGGGGCAATGAAGCCTTTTTTGCCCTTCTCGAAGCTGCCCATAAACGCAATATCAAAATTGTCTTAGATGGAGTCTTTAACCATGCCAGTCGCGGCTTTTTCTACTTCCATGACATCCTGGAAAATGGCCCCCATTCCCCTTGGGTAGATTGGTTCAAAATCGAGGATTGGCCCCTATCGGCCTATGATGGCAGTAAACCCGCTAACTATGTGGGTTGGGCTAATAATCGCGCCTTACCGGAATTCAATCATCAGAATCCCGATGTGCGAGAATATATCATGCAGATTGCCGAATATTGGATTCGCTTAGGAGTCGATGGTTGGCGATTAGATGTGCCCTTTTGTATTAACGTAGAAGGCTTTTGGCAAGAATTTAGGCAACGAGTCAAAGCCATTAACCCAGAAGCCTATATTGTCGGTGAAATTTGGACGGATGCCCTGCAATGGCTCGATGGAACCCAGTTTGATGGGGTGATGAACTATTTATTTACCGCGCCGACGATCGCCTTTACTGCCGGCGATCGCGTGGATCTCGATCAGGTTCGAGACTCAGCCTATGAACCCTATCCAGCCCTAGATGCAGCCGGTTACGCCAGTAAAATCCAATCCCTACTCCATCTCTATGACTGGGAAATTCAACAGACGCAACTCAATCTCCTTGATTCCCATGATACGGCTCGCTTAGTCACCATTGCCCAAGGCGATCGCCCCAGCGTCGAACTCGCCACCCTCCTACTCATGACCTTTCCAGGAGCGCCCAGCATCTATTATGGCGATGAAATTGGATTAGCTGGGGCACGAGATCCCGACTGTCGGCGCAGTTTTCCAGGTCTTGAAAACGGCGATCGCACCATTCTCGCCTACCATCGTCAACTCATCGCCCTCAGACACCAATATCGCGCCCTACGAGTCGGAACCTATAAAGTCATCTTTGCCGAAGGACTCGTTTATATCTTCACCCGTCAAGAACCCGATCAAACCCTCATTATCGCCCTTAACGTCGGAGAAGAAGCCATTACCGTGCGCTGTTTCCCCAGAGACTTACATCAGACTCCCAACACCTTGGTTTACGGACAAGCAGAAATCGAATGGTCAGACAATGGCGATCTGCGGCTGGAACTCCCTGCTCGCCAAGGCTGTATTCTGGCTCCCGGAGACAATGGGGGGATGGGGGAATAG